A single region of the Myripristis murdjan chromosome 3, fMyrMur1.1, whole genome shotgun sequence genome encodes:
- the LOC115357261 gene encoding putative gonadotropin-releasing hormone II receptor, translating to MNASSPEPPVTMYHQSPGRDLNSSCDWPAPHCDWTPPGDAPRLPTFSTAAKARVIITFILCGVSALCNVAVLWAASCHKRKSHVRVLMVNLTAADLLVTFIVMPVDAVWNITVQWRAGDLACRLLMFLKLQAMYSCAFVTVVISLDRQAAILNPLAISEARRRNRVMLTVAWCMSAVFSVPQMFIFHNVTITYPENFTQCTTRGSFVTHWQETAYNMFTFSCLFLLPLVIMIVCYSRIFIQISRKMTRESLSSSEVHLRCSKNNIPKARMRTLKMSVVIVICFIVCWTPYYLLGLWYWFFPDDLEGKVSHSLTHMLFIFGLFSACLDPIIYGLFTIRFQRGLTRYCHNAAVMSDLAVMGSFKCSATALPAKRHAAAVSTGGDGKSSSSSGVTDFSEAGRETSLHFSVESSI from the exons ATGAACGCCTCCTCCCCTGAGCCTCCAGTCACTATGTATCACCAGAGCCCGGGACGTGACCTCAACTCcagctgtgattggccggcTCCTCACTGTGACTGGACGCCGCCGGGCGACGCGCCGCGCCTCCCCACCTTCTCCACGGCGGCCAAAGCCAGagtcatcatcaccttcatcctgTGCGGCGTGTCGGCCCTCTGCAACGTGGCCGTGCTGTGGGCGGCCAGCTGCCACAAGCGCAAGTCCCACGTGCGCGTGCTGATGGTCAACCTGACGGCCGCTGACCTCCTGGTGACCTTCATCGTGATGCCCGTGGACGCCGTGTGGAACATCACGGTGCAGTGGCGGGCGGGCGACCTGGCCTGCCGGCTGCTGATGTTCCTCAAGCTGCAGGCCATGTACTCCTGCGCCTTCGTCACCGTGGTGATCAGTCTGGACCGGCAGGCGGCCATCCTCAACCCGCTGGCCATCAGCGAGGCCCGCAGGAGGAACAGGGTCATGCTGACGGTGGCGTGGTGCATGAGCGCCGTGTTCTCCGTCCCGCAG ATGTTCATCTTCCATAACGTGACCATCACCTACCCGGAGAACTTCACCCAGTGCACCACCAGGGGGAGCTTTGTGACTCACTGGCAGGAAACCGCCTACAACATGTTCACCTTCTCCTGCCTCTTCCTGCTGCCTCTGGTCATCATGATCGTCTGCTACAGCAGGATCTTCATCCAGATCTCCAGGAAGATGACGAGGGAGAGCC TGTCGTCCAGTGAGGTCCATTTACGATGCTCCAAGAACAACATCCCCAAGGCGCGAATGAGAACTCTGAAGATGAGCGTCGTCATCGTCATCTGCTTCATCGTCTGCTGGACTCCCTACTACCTGCTGGGTCTGTGGTACTGGTTCTTCCCGGACGACCTGGAGGGGAAGGTCTCCCACTCGCTCACCCACATGCTCTTCATCTTCGGGCTCTTCAGCGCCTGCCTGGACCCCATCATCTACGGCCTCTTTACCATCCGCTTCCAGAGGGGGCTGACGAGGTACTGCCACAACGCCGCTGTGATGTCAGACCTGGCCGTGATGGGATCGTTCAAATGTTCTGCCACCGCTCTGCCTGCTAAGAGACACGCGGCCGCCGTTAGCACGGGCGGAGACGGGAAATCCTCCAGCAGCAGCGGTGTGACGGACTTCAGCGAGGCGGGAAGGgaaacttcacttcacttcagtgttgagagttcaatatga